In Leptospira perdikensis, the genomic window ATTCTATGGATGGATTCGGTGCCATTCGAGGCCGCGTGTTTTTCAAAACCTTGGACAACCCGATCGAAAAACACCCGATTTATATGCCGACAGTGGTTTCCACAAACCAAATCTTCAAAGTTACCACTGACAAAGATGGATACTTTTGGTTCACCAACCTAAAACCAGGGAAATACGAAATCCGAGCTAGTTTCATGGAAGAAATGAAGCTGGAGAATTCGGAAATTCACGTACAACCGGGAGAAGTGACCAATGTGGACATCATCCTCAATAAAAAATTGAGTTATACCAAGACAAAATACTAATCCAAAACCTCCCCAGGTATTGGATTTTTGGAAAAGACCCTCCTTCGCGAGGGTTTTTTTATGCCCCAAGGGTCCCGAGATTCTCGTTTAGGCCTTGATTATGAGGCCATTTGATTAAATTTAATCGGCAATTGATTAATATTAATCTAAATTCGTCTTTTTTTCCTGATTTTGGCAAATCCTGAGCACATTCTTCATAATTTCCGATTGAATTTAATCGCAACGAGAAGTTTTCTAGAGTCATAGAATAAACAAAGGGAATCGGAAAAAGAGGTTCCCACTCTAGAGAGGATCACATGAAAACAACAAAGATTATCGCAACAGGGATCTTGGCTTTCGGACTTGCAACCGCAAATCTCCAAGCTTTAGATACAAACGAAAGATTGGAGCTTTTGGAGTCTGCTATGATTGACCAAGCAACAACTCCGGCGCAAAAATCTGCCGTTTCGGAATACCTAGCGAATGTCGCAAAAGAAAAAGTAGAGATGGCTCAGGCACTTCGTGACAGAGCAGGATCTACTCGTGGCGGTAAAGCAATTAGCCAAATGAACGAAAGAAGTGAACTACTTCGTCGTGCTGAGGCTCTTGAAAAAGAAGCTAAAAAATACCGCACTATCTCTATGGATCTAAGCCAAGCATCCATGCAGGTAGCACAAAACTAATCAGTCCCAAACGCCAGTTTGAGATTTGTGAGAAAGGTCAGGTTCGCCTGGCCTTTTTTTGTACCCTCTCAATTTCCTAATGATATTAATGCTTTCCAAACAACCTAACTATGTGACATAATCAATATATGGTTGACACTCCCCAGGAAATCAAAGAAAAACGATTTGGGCGTGTAGTTCCTATCCTTTTGGTCTTTGTCGGCCTTGTGGCTCTTGGACTTATCTTTCGTTGGGGCAGGCCCGTGAAACCGGTGGATCGTTTGGAATGGGAAGGGCTTGTCGCTCTTTCTCCTCCTCTGGTTCTTAGATATTTGGGAGTGGATCCCGAATCACCCACGATCGGGGATTGGAAGGATTGGGAGAAACGACTTTCAAACCATCCAAGAATTCGGAAGGTGCGAATCACTAGAGATCCCGATGGTTTTTTGATTATCAACATACAGGAGAAAGTCGCCGAATTTGTCATACATGTAGGAAATTCCCTGTATGAAGTGGATGAAGATCTGGAGATACTTTCCAGAGATCAGGTGTTGGCTAACCATATCATTGTGATTAGCGGGCAGTTCACAGTAGGGGAGCAGAAACTAGAAGGCAGACAGATTTTTGATATCACCAAAGAAATGCGACATGCTCTTTCCCTTTACCCCGCACTTAAATCCAGAATTTCGGAACTTGTCGCTGAACGTGATGGCAATTATACCGTGTATTTAAAATCACCAAACTCCATCAAAGTATACTTAGGTGATAAGTTAGAGTTGAATGTATTTCGCAAATTATATGCATCCTTAGCTTATATGGAAGCAGAATCTGTAAAAGCAGTTTCCATAGATTTAAGAGGTGAGGACGCAATTTACCATTAGTATGAGCTATGATGACGTACCTATCATAACGGCCTTGGATTTGGGATCCTCTCTTGTTAAAGTTGTTATTGGACGACTAGTGGGAGATCACGAAATCGAAATTATCGGTACGGGAGTATACCCTTCTGCCGGTATCAAAAATGGTTCCATTGTCAATGTGGAAACAACAACTAAGTCCATCATAGAGGCGTTTGGTGATGCCGAGCTTATGGCCGGTCAAGAAGTGAATGCTGTAGTTGTGAATGTTTCTGGAAAGTCAGTGTATGGATTCAATGAAAAAGGAATCATCGCTGTGACAAACAGAGAACGAATTGTTTCTGAAACTGATATTATGCGTGTAGTGGAAGCCGCACAAGCAGTACACGTTCCAAACGACCAACAAGTCATTCATGTTCTTACTAAAGAATTCAAAGTTGATGACCAAGTGAATATCAAAGACCCTATTGGAATGACAGGGGTTCGTTTAGAAGCAGAAGTACATATTGTATCTTGTGGAAATACGGCTCTCAATAATATTGATCGTTGTGTAGAACAAGCTGGTCTTTTGCAAATGGACCGGGTGTTATCTAGTCTTGCCTCTTCCGAGGCGATCTTAACATCAGGTGAAAAGGATTTGGGAACGGCTGTCATTGATATCGGTGCCGGAATCTGTGACATCATTATTTATGTGGATGGGGGAATTGCTTTTTCATCAGTAGTTCCTTTTGGTGGATTCCATATCACAAGCGATATTTCCATTGGATTAAAAACCACAGTCGAAACAGCGGAAGTCATTAAAAAAAGGTATGGTCATACACGGATTGATATGGTGGATCCCACTGAAAAATTCGAAATTCCTTCGATTTCGGGTAGGCCTGCTCGTTCGGTTTTCCGTCAGGAACTTGTAGAAATTTTAGAACCAAGAGTTCGTGAAATCTTAGAAATGATTGATCACGAACTGGTTCGATCAGGATTTAAATCTAGTTTGGCGGGAGGAGTCATCCTAACGGGAGGAACCTCTCTTTTACAAGGAATTGAAGCCACTGCTGAAGAAGTATTACGTTTGTCAGTCGGTCGTGCAAAACCAGCAGGTCTTAGTGGACTTGTGGATAAAATTTCATCACCTGAATATGCCACTGCTGTTGGTCTGATTAAATATAGTTCAAAAATACAAAACTTAGAACAAAGAAACATGCATTCCGGATCTGATTCAGACGGTTGGATGAAGAAGGTTCGTCGTTGGATGGAGAATAATCTCTAAGGATATGTCGATGTTGTACCTAGAAGAAGAAAAAACAAGCCCTGCAATTATCAAAGTCATTGGAGTTGGTGGCGGTGGAATGAATGCCGTCACTCGTATGGTTCATGCTAAAATGACAGGTGTTGACTTTATCGTGATGAATACCGACGAACAAGTATTATTAAAATCTCCAGTAGAAGTCAAAATTCAGTTAGGTAACAAAGTAACTCGAGGGATGGGTGCTGGTGGTGATCCAGAACTTGGAGAAAAGGCAGCCCTTGAAGACAAAGAACGAATTGTATCGGCCCTAAAAGGTGCAGATATGGTTTTTGTTACTGCAGGTATGGGTGGCGGAACGGGAACAGGGGCTGCTCCTATCATTGCTGCCATTGCCAAAGAAATGAAATGTTTAGTTGTCGGTGTGGTGACTGTTCCTTTTTCCTTTGAAGGAAAAAGAAGAGCCGAACTTGCGAAACTTGGAATCGATCAACTCCGTGCGAATGTAGACACACTCATTACCATTCGTAATGATTCTATTTTTCAGGTAGTGGATAAAAACACTCCAGTGGATATGGCATTTCGAGTGATCGACGATATTTTGTTAAATGGTGTTCGTGGGATTAGTGATATTATCAACCATCCAGGAATCATCAATGTAGATTTCGCTGATGTAAAAACCATTATGAAGGACACTGGAGATGCAATTTTAGGTGTTGGTGAAGGCCGCGGGGAAACCAGAGTGAGTGAAGCTGTAGAACAAGCCATCAACAATACTCTTCTTGAAGATTCTAGCATCCAAGGAGCCAAATCCCTCCTCATCAATGTAACCGGTGGGACGGATCTTACCATTCATGAATGGAATGAAGTTTCCCAAATCATCACTGCACAAGCAGATCCAGATGCCAATATCATCATTGGACTGAATGAAGACGGGTCCCTTTCGGATCAAATTAGAGTCACCGTGATTGCCACAGGTTTTGCTAAAAAAGGAAAACAATACCAAAGAGAGCAGAAGGTTGTGGGTTCAGAAGAATCCATTTCTCCTATGGTGTACATTCGAAAGAATGAGGAAAAAGACTCTGGATTTGGCAAGGAACAAGATTCCATTCGAAGCATCCGCCAATCGAATCGAGGATTTTCTTCGCAAAAACAATCCTCCCCTTTTCAGAACTACGGAGAGGACTACGATATCCCTGCTTTTTTAAGAAGAAAGAACGATTAAATAAAAGCTTCGACCAATCGACAAACTAGATGCCAGTCAGTGGTCGGTTGGTTCTTTCATTGTAAAGTTGTTCAGTCAAATCAATGAGTTGGTTAGGTTAGTTCGAATAAGAACGCACTGAAACAAACAAAGGTTTGTCGGCTTCGACAAGGAGTTTTTTCGGAGCCGCAGTCACAACCGATCCTGGAGATTCTACTTTAAAGTCGTATTCCCCTGGAGCGAGAAGAATCCGTTTCACTTGGAAATTGGCAGGAATGGTCCTCCAACAGCGGAGGTCAGGGGCAATGGTTTGTGAAACAGCAAGTCCCGCAGCCGCACCTGCCGCCACCCGAATGAGGGTAGAAACCAAATCGTTATTTTTGTTTTTTCCACCAGATTCAATAGCACGAGCCATTGCTTCTGAAGCAATCACAGCAGCGACTATTTTTAATGATAAAGATGTTAAGTTCTTGGTGATGAGAGTTTTATAACTTTCATTGAAGTTATTCATCGCGGTTTCTGAATAATTATTCATGATATCCGAATAACCAACATCCACACCGTTGATGTAATATTTTTTTGGAAGAGAACCTTTGGGATCTCTTTCTTTATAAATGGGAATAGGGTTTTCTGCAACCGACAAAGCAGCGACAGCACCTGCAAGAGAAGCACCTGCACCTTTCGAACGTAATCCAATTTCCACTGCACCACGGAGTGCCACGGCAAAATACTCATCTTCCATGAGTTTTCCTCGTGACATTTTGATTGCTGACTTGCCCGCTTCGTGAATGATGATGACCTCGGAAAGTTTTTCATTTTCAGGGGAAGTTCTTTGCATGGAACTATTGTAGGCCTGCAGACTGGAACGGCCTGCCGCATATTTATTTTGATCACCGGAATCTCCTTCCCTAACAGCTAACAGATATCTGTCGGCAACTAGGTTTTGGCTTTTTCCAATGAGTTGTTCCATGTTTTTATATTGGACACGAGCATCATTATAACGACCTAGTTTTTCGGAGACATAGGCATCAATGAGTCTTGCTGCGTTATTTTGGCGATACTCAGCAGCCAAAAAGCGCATTTCTTTTAATTCGAAATCGAGTCTTCTGAAATAAATTTTTGCGTTATTGGTATCTCCTTGAAGGAGATAATTGTTCGCAATGTAAAACTTAATCATTACTCTTTCAAAGTCTTCACCAGTGTAATTGGATTCGTTATCTGATAAAATAAACGATAATCCTGACCTCGTCATACTGACTTTGATATTGTCTGCCATATCTTCGGCTTCTTTGAAAACTTTATTGGAGGTTACGTAATCTCCCTTGGTATGAAAGATCATACCTGCTTCCATCAAAAACAGAAGTTTGTCCTTACTAGAAGAACCTTCATAGAGTTCTCTAATTTTAGGAATGGCAGAATCATAATCTTGCCCATAGTATGCCGACTCGGTTGCTTTGATGATTTTGTTGTAATCACTGGCACAACCGAGGATAAAAAGAGAAAGAAAGAGAATTGTTTTTTTCATGGAATGATGGGCAGGGATTACCAGCTAACCCCTTTATTTCCGCGAACGGCAAGTTTGCGATACGAAACTTTTTCTGACCAAACAGCGATCGTAGTTTCCACTTCCACAAGTTCGATGTTGATGGACTGTTCTACGATTTTTTCTCCATCAGAGGTAAACATGTTTTCGTTGATTTCGCAACGGACGAAGAAGTTGGGAGACTTCAATTTTCCAATGGAAAGTCTGTTGGAAGTGAGCCCGGACAAACTGAACTGGATTTCATTGAGTGACTGCTCTCTCGTCTTTGTACGAACTGTATAAATTTTCCCTTTGATGAGTTTGGAAACAAAGGCGTTGTCAAAAAGTTCCGTTTGGATTTGTTCTGACGTATCGTTACGAGTAGGGAAGTGGGCAACGAAGACTCCTTCTTCGTGTGGGTTTTCTTTAAAGTAATCCCCAATTTGGCCT contains:
- a CDS encoding LIC_10421 family protein; amino-acid sequence: MKTTKIIATGILAFGLATANLQALDTNERLELLESAMIDQATTPAQKSAVSEYLANVAKEKVEMAQALRDRAGSTRGGKAISQMNERSELLRRAEALEKEAKKYRTISMDLSQASMQVAQN
- a CDS encoding cell division protein FtsQ/DivIB; translated protein: MVDTPQEIKEKRFGRVVPILLVFVGLVALGLIFRWGRPVKPVDRLEWEGLVALSPPLVLRYLGVDPESPTIGDWKDWEKRLSNHPRIRKVRITRDPDGFLIINIQEKVAEFVIHVGNSLYEVDEDLEILSRDQVLANHIIVISGQFTVGEQKLEGRQIFDITKEMRHALSLYPALKSRISELVAERDGNYTVYLKSPNSIKVYLGDKLELNVFRKLYASLAYMEAESVKAVSIDLRGEDAIYH
- the ftsA gene encoding cell division protein FtsA; protein product: MSYDDVPIITALDLGSSLVKVVIGRLVGDHEIEIIGTGVYPSAGIKNGSIVNVETTTKSIIEAFGDAELMAGQEVNAVVVNVSGKSVYGFNEKGIIAVTNRERIVSETDIMRVVEAAQAVHVPNDQQVIHVLTKEFKVDDQVNIKDPIGMTGVRLEAEVHIVSCGNTALNNIDRCVEQAGLLQMDRVLSSLASSEAILTSGEKDLGTAVIDIGAGICDIIIYVDGGIAFSSVVPFGGFHITSDISIGLKTTVETAEVIKKRYGHTRIDMVDPTEKFEIPSISGRPARSVFRQELVEILEPRVREILEMIDHELVRSGFKSSLAGGVILTGGTSLLQGIEATAEEVLRLSVGRAKPAGLSGLVDKISSPEYATAVGLIKYSSKIQNLEQRNMHSGSDSDGWMKKVRRWMENNL
- the ftsZ gene encoding cell division protein FtsZ, which produces MLYLEEEKTSPAIIKVIGVGGGGMNAVTRMVHAKMTGVDFIVMNTDEQVLLKSPVEVKIQLGNKVTRGMGAGGDPELGEKAALEDKERIVSALKGADMVFVTAGMGGGTGTGAAPIIAAIAKEMKCLVVGVVTVPFSFEGKRRAELAKLGIDQLRANVDTLITIRNDSIFQVVDKNTPVDMAFRVIDDILLNGVRGISDIINHPGIINVDFADVKTIMKDTGDAILGVGEGRGETRVSEAVEQAINNTLLEDSSIQGAKSLLINVTGGTDLTIHEWNEVSQIITAQADPDANIIIGLNEDGSLSDQIRVTVIATGFAKKGKQYQREQKVVGSEESISPMVYIRKNEEKDSGFGKEQDSIRSIRQSNRGFSSQKQSSPFQNYGEDYDIPAFLRRKND
- a CDS encoding penicillin-binding protein activator LpoB, which produces MKQILFSFLLVGFLFQCSSSPKRLDNADDYISDSGGLTSQELVKAADKLAGQIGDYFKENPHEEGVFVAHFPTRNDTSEQIQTELFDNAFVSKLIKGKIYTVRTKTREQSLNEIQFSLSGLTSNRLSIGKLKSPNFFVRCEINENMFTSDGEKIVEQSINIELVEVETTIAVWSEKVSYRKLAVRGNKGVSW